The sequence CATTTCCGGAACGTCGACGAATCTGCGGTTTGGACCTGCGGAATGATCCTTGCCTAGTCACTTTCATCGCTTTATGCCAATGTTGTCGCGAGTACTTGCGACGTTACGGGAAACATTTGCTTTCCTAAGAGACGTAAGCACATAAAAAACGCGGTGGATCTCTCCACCGCGCCTCTCACTGCACAATTCAGTTCTGGACGGCCGAAGCGGATGCGGTCTTCACCGGTTGTGCTTCCGGAGCGACCTTCACCGTCGACATAATCGACTCAAGCCGTTTCAGCACCTGGTCTGGCTCGACTTCTCTCGCCAGGCCGCTGTCGTTCCTGGTGTTCACGCCAAGCTCGATCTCGTAGCAGGTGTAGTTCGCGTAGGTGACATAGTTGCGCACCTTCGATGCACTTCCGCGGCCTCCGGTATCCGTCTCCAGCCAGCGGAAGCTGGTGCCGTTGACCGTACTCGTTAGGGGCGTATCACCGAGCGACGACTCGCATTCTTCTTTACTGATATCTTCGTTCAAGCTCAACGTGAAATAGCCTCGGTCGAAGTTCGTGTCCGGATAGAAGCCTTTGGGCACATCTACGCGCACCAGGGAGAACTGGCCTTCGTAGCCGTCAGGTTTCGGCTTCAGCGACTCGTCATTGGCAATCGTTTTCGCACTCAGGCGCGAGTACTGCCACGGATATTCGAACGAAATTCCGTAGTCGCGGCTCTTGAATGTCACAGCTTTAGGTTGCATTTTTTCAAAGCTTGCAGGTTTCACTTCGACTTCGTTCGACTTTGCTCCCGTGCTGTTCAGCACTGCAGGTACAACTTTGGACTTTTCCGGCTGCGCCGCTTTTACCACGTCCTTCGGGTTATCGGAACATGCAACCGTTAGCAGTAGGCCCGCAAGAGCACCTGTCAGGATCAGAACACGCGACTTGCGAATACCTTCAGCGTTGTTGTTTTCTTTGTGGTTCATAAGCACCTCCGTGGGTGCCTATGGAAAATGCACGACTCGAGCCAAAGTAGGGCTTGTTGATTCCACAGGAGTTGTTCGCGTTTGCGAAGGTCACGAGCGTGTTAACGCGAAGACGGTGTGGCTCTATAGACACGAAGAGGCGCCCACCGAAGCGGGCGCCCCAAAAAACGCAACGTTATCGCGGTTCTGTGGCTTGTGCATCCAGTACAACCTGCGTGCTGTCCGACACGCTTGACTGCACATCCTGAGGCAGCGTGAATTCGAATCCGCGATTCACGCCGTGTATCCAGATCCGGTGCAGATAGTTCTTCCCATTTACGTTCTCCAGGATCACCTGCGTCTTCGTAGGCAACTCACCGGCAGTTGGTTGCGCGTTCTTACGCGTGTCGAACGCCGACGCCGTGAAGCTCAGGTTCTTGCCATCCGGAGTCTTCACGTGGAAGACATTCCGGTCTGTCTGATCCCCGACAATCTCAAGGATGTTTGTTCCCGGTGGGATTACCTGCTGGGTGTCGTTGCCCACGTACACAGGGTTCTCGAAGTTTACCCGGACCTTCAATATGGAATGTTGTGCCGCTGCCGGAATTTGCAGCAGCAGGCATGCTGCGATCACCATAGCCAAACCTAAAAACAGCTTCACCCTCATACTTTCCTCGCTTTTGAACCTTTACTCCTTTGGGATGGCAGCAATCACCCCGCGGTTGACCCACTCCGTCCGGCCCGTTAATCTGCCTGTAAGCTCTTGATTCTGCATATCGCACTGCGACTCTGCTAATCGCTCCGCGAATTTGAGTACTGACGAAACCATGTTCCATCGCACAGACGATCTTCGAATCAAATGGACTAAAGTTGTCCTTCCTCCCGTGTTCCTTGAGGAGGAACTGCCGCTGACCGAAAAAGCGTCGGCAACGGTTTTCCAGGCCCGCAATGAAATTTCGAACATCCTGCATGGTAGCGATCACCGCGTCCTGGTTGTGGTCGGTCCCTGTTCCATTCACGATCCGGCCGCAGCCCGCGAGTATGCCGAACGGCTGAAGGAGGCCATCGGAGAGTTATCGAGCCATCTCTGTATCGTGATGCGCGTGTACTTCGAAAAGCCGCGTACGACGATCGGTTGGAAGGGGCTAATCAACGATCCCCATCTCGACGAATCATTCCGCATCAACGACGGCCTTCGCATCGCTCGCCACCTGCTGCTCGACCTGGCCGAGATGGGTGTTCCTGCGGGAACCGAGTTCCTCGATATGATTACGCCGCAGTACATGGCCGACCTGGTGAGTTGGGGAGCCATTGGCGCGCGCACCACGGAGAGCCAGGTGCACAGGGAACTCGTGTCTGGGCTTTCCTGCCCGGTGGGATTCAAGAACGGCACCTCCGGCAACGTTCAGATCGCGATCGAGGCCGTGCAGTCGGCGGCGCATCCCCATACGTTTCTCGGACACACGAAACACGGCCAATCGGCCATCTTTGTCACCAAGGGTAACCCGGAGTGCCATGTCATCCTGCGCGGCGGGCGAAGGACTGTGAACTACGACAGCGCGTCGGTGAACGAAGCCTGTGCTTTGCTCGAAAAGGGAGGACTACCGCAACGCGTGATGATCGATTGCAGCCATGCCAACAGCAACAAGGACTGCAAACGACAGCCATTGGTTTTTCGGGATGTCGCCGGGCAGATCGCCAACGGGGATAAGCGCATCATCGGTGTGATGCTGGAGAGCAATCTGCTCGCAGGTACACAGAAACTGCTAAAGGGGAAGTCGCTCGTTTACGGGCAGAGCATCACCGACGCCTGTATCGGGTGGGAGGAAACACAGGTTCTGCTGCGGGAACTCGCCGAGGCAGTGCGCAAATCGCGATCGGCCTAGCGCTTTCTTTTCATAGTACGAATTGCGCGCTCGCCGCATCCAAAGCTGGAGAGTTTCTGGAGATACGAAATGGCACAGATGCTTGACGAGAGTCGTCTCTGGCCCGCCCTTCCACTCAACGAATGGAAAGACACCTACGCCACGCTGCATATGTGGACGCAGATTGTCGGCAAGGTTCGGCTGTCACTCACGCCGAGGACGAATCACTGGTGGAACGTGGCCTTCCGCGTTACCCCACAGGGTCTGACAACTTCGACCATTCCGTACCGCGACCGCACGTTCGAGATCCTGTTTGACTTCATTCAGCACCAACTCGTGTTGCAGATCAGTGAAGGAAAGCGGTACTCAATGCCGCTCGTTGCCCAGTCGGTGGCTGATTTTTACCAGGCATTCATGCGAATGCTGCGAGAGGCAGATATCGAGGTCAGCTTCTGGCGGATGCCGGTCGAAATCCCGGATCCGGTGCCGTTCGACAACGACCATCTTCATTCGTCCTACGATCCGCAATATGTCGACCGCCTCCGGCAGATCTTGGTGACGGTAAACACGATCTTTGAGGAGTTTAGGGCGGATTTCCTCGGCAAGTGCAGCCCCGTCCACTTCTTCTGGGGCAGTTTTGATCTAGCGGTGACGCGCTTCTCAGGAAGGCGAGCACCCGAGCGCCCGGCCGCCGATTCGATCACAAAGGAGGCTTCTCGCATGAAGTGAGCAGCGTCGGATTCTGGCCCGGCAGCGGCAAGATAGCAGGACCGGCGTTTTATTCTTACACTTCTCCCGAACCGGAAGGGTTTAAGCAATACAAGGCCAAGCCGGCGAAGGCATGGTACGACACTGAAATGAGTGAGTTCATCCTGATGTATGACGACGTCCGGAAAGCTTCGTCACCGAGGCAGGCACTGCTGGATTTTTGCCGCACCACTTACGAGGCCGG is a genomic window of Terriglobales bacterium containing:
- a CDS encoding 3-deoxy-7-phosphoheptulonate synthase gives rise to the protein MFHRTDDLRIKWTKVVLPPVFLEEELPLTEKASATVFQARNEISNILHGSDHRVLVVVGPCSIHDPAAAREYAERLKEAIGELSSHLCIVMRVYFEKPRTTIGWKGLINDPHLDESFRINDGLRIARHLLLDLAEMGVPAGTEFLDMITPQYMADLVSWGAIGARTTESQVHRELVSGLSCPVGFKNGTSGNVQIAIEAVQSAAHPHTFLGHTKHGQSAIFVTKGNPECHVILRGGRRTVNYDSASVNEACALLEKGGLPQRVMIDCSHANSNKDCKRQPLVFRDVAGQIANGDKRIIGVMLESNLLAGTQKLLKGKSLVYGQSITDACIGWEETQVLLRELAEAVRKSRSA